The following coding sequences lie in one Klebsiella huaxiensis genomic window:
- the allC gene encoding allantoate deiminase, translating to MANYFRQAIEETLPWLSSFGADPTGGITRLLYSPEWLQAQQAFKQKMSESGLETRFDEVGNLYGRLPGSRFPDEVILSGSHIDSVVNGGNLDGQFGALAAWLAVRWLKETYGEPLRTVEVLALAEEEGSRFPYVFWGSKNIVGIANPADVRDIKDTKGVAFVDAMKQCGFTLPAAPLAPRRDIKAFVELHIEQGRVLETNKQSIGVVNAIVGQRRYTITLNGESNHAGTTPMGYRRDTVHAFSRICCESIAKAKAHGDPLVLTFGKVDPQPNTVNVVPGKTVFTMDCRHTDAFELTAFTEVIEADMRRICEEMDIGIEIDLWMDEAPVPMDKTLVAQLTALCEKEKVNFRVMHSGAGHDAQIFAPCFPTCMIFMPSIKGISHNPAESTHIDDLAEGVKTLALMLHQLAWTE from the coding sequence ATGGCTAATTACTTTCGACAGGCAATTGAAGAGACACTGCCCTGGCTTTCCTCCTTCGGCGCTGACCCTACCGGAGGCATAACCCGCCTGCTCTACTCGCCGGAATGGTTACAGGCGCAGCAGGCGTTCAAGCAAAAGATGAGCGAAAGTGGGCTGGAGACGCGCTTTGATGAAGTCGGCAACTTGTATGGTCGCCTGCCCGGTTCGCGCTTTCCCGACGAAGTTATCCTTAGCGGCTCGCATATTGATAGCGTGGTCAACGGCGGTAATCTTGACGGCCAGTTCGGCGCGCTGGCGGCATGGCTGGCGGTTCGCTGGCTCAAAGAGACCTACGGCGAACCGCTGCGTACCGTCGAAGTGCTGGCGTTAGCGGAAGAAGAAGGTAGCCGCTTTCCTTATGTGTTCTGGGGCAGTAAAAATATCGTCGGCATCGCCAACCCGGCGGACGTTCGCGATATCAAAGACACCAAAGGCGTGGCTTTTGTTGATGCCATGAAGCAGTGCGGCTTCACGCTACCCGCCGCGCCGCTGGCTCCGCGCCGCGATATAAAAGCCTTCGTTGAGCTGCATATCGAACAGGGCCGCGTACTGGAAACCAACAAGCAGTCCATCGGCGTGGTCAACGCCATCGTTGGGCAGCGCCGTTACACCATTACCCTCAACGGCGAATCCAACCATGCCGGCACGACCCCAATGGGCTACCGCCGCGATACCGTCCACGCCTTCAGCCGCATCTGCTGCGAATCTATCGCCAAAGCAAAAGCCCACGGCGACCCGCTGGTGCTCACCTTCGGTAAGGTCGACCCGCAGCCGAACACCGTCAACGTGGTACCGGGTAAAACGGTCTTTACCATGGACTGCCGCCATACCGACGCGTTTGAATTAACGGCCTTTACTGAAGTGATTGAAGCCGATATGCGGCGGATCTGCGAGGAAATGGATATTGGTATTGAGATTGACCTCTGGATGGATGAAGCCCCGGTACCAATGGATAAAACCCTGGTCGCCCAGCTCACCGCGCTTTGCGAAAAAGAGAAGGTGAATTTCCGCGTGATGCACAGCGGCGCGGGACATGACGCGCAAATTTTCGCCCCCTGCTTCCCGACCTGCATGATCTTTATGCCGAGCATTAAAGGCATCAGCCATAACCCTGCGGAAAGTACGCATATCGACGATCTGGCGGAAGGCGTGAAAACCCTTGCATTAATGCTGCATCAACTGGCCTGGACTGAATAA
- a CDS encoding YlbE family protein: MFTSVAQANDAVIERIRNARPHWLDVKPAGSLIGALNQNKTLLHAGPPMRWQEMTGPMKGACIGACLFEGWAQDEKTAHAMLEGGDITFIPCHHVNAVGPMGGITSPNMPMLVVENIAEGNRAYCNLNEGIGKVMRFGAYGEDVQQRLRWMRDVLMPVLSAALKQMERGIDLTAMMAQGITMGDEFHQRNIATSALLMRTLAPHLARLNDDKQQIAEVMDFLAITDQFFLNLAMAYCKAAMDSGAQIRAGSIVTAMTRNGDMFGIRVSGLGDRWFTAPVNTPQGLFFTGFSQEQANPDMGDSAITETFGIGGAAMIAAPGVTRFVGAGGMEAAKSVSEEMAEIFLERNMQLQIPGWDFQGACLGLDIRRVVETGITPLINTGIAHKEAGIGQIGAGTVRAPLACFELALEALADELGVS; the protein is encoded by the coding sequence ATGTTTACATCAGTGGCGCAGGCCAATGACGCAGTAATAGAACGAATTCGTAATGCACGTCCGCACTGGCTGGATGTGAAGCCAGCGGGTTCTTTAATCGGGGCGCTGAATCAGAATAAAACGTTGCTCCACGCCGGGCCGCCGATGCGCTGGCAGGAGATGACCGGCCCGATGAAAGGGGCCTGCATTGGCGCATGCTTATTCGAAGGTTGGGCGCAGGATGAAAAAACGGCCCATGCGATGCTGGAAGGCGGCGACATTACCTTTATTCCCTGCCACCACGTTAACGCCGTGGGGCCGATGGGCGGCATTACTTCGCCAAATATGCCGATGCTGGTGGTGGAGAACATCGCCGAAGGCAACCGCGCGTATTGCAATCTGAATGAAGGGATTGGCAAGGTGATGCGTTTCGGCGCTTACGGCGAAGACGTCCAACAGCGCCTGCGCTGGATGCGCGATGTGCTGATGCCGGTTCTGAGCGCGGCGCTGAAACAGATGGAGCGCGGCATCGACCTGACCGCAATGATGGCGCAGGGCATCACCATGGGCGATGAGTTCCACCAGCGCAACATCGCCACCTCCGCGCTGCTGATGCGCACGCTGGCGCCGCATCTGGCGCGCCTCAACGATGACAAACAGCAGATTGCTGAAGTGATGGATTTTCTCGCCATTACCGATCAGTTCTTCCTTAACCTGGCGATGGCCTACTGCAAAGCGGCGATGGATAGCGGGGCGCAAATTCGTGCGGGCAGTATCGTCACCGCGATGACCCGCAACGGCGATATGTTCGGTATCCGCGTCAGCGGGCTGGGCGACCGTTGGTTTACCGCGCCGGTCAATACGCCGCAGGGGCTATTTTTCACCGGCTTTTCTCAGGAGCAGGCCAACCCGGATATGGGCGATAGCGCCATTACCGAAACCTTCGGTATTGGCGGCGCGGCAATGATCGCGGCCCCAGGCGTGACGCGTTTTGTCGGCGCGGGCGGAATGGAAGCGGCGAAATCCGTTTCCGAGGAGATGGCGGAAATCTTCCTGGAGCGCAATATGCAGCTGCAAATTCCGGGCTGGGATTTCCAGGGAGCCTGTCTGGGTCTGGATATTCGTCGGGTGGTTGAAACCGGTATTACTCCGCTTATCAACACCGGTATTGCGCATAAAGAGGCGGGGATCGGCCAGATTGGCGCCGGGACCGTCAGAGCGCCGTTGGCCTGTTTCGAACTGGCGCTGGAAGCGCTGGCGGACGAGCTGGGCGTGAGCTGA
- the purK gene encoding 5-(carboxyamino)imidazole ribonucleotide synthase, with protein sequence MKQVCVLGNGQLGRMLRQAGEPLGIAVWPVGLEADPEAVPFQQSVITAEIERWPETALTRELARHSAFVNRDVFPIIADRLTQKQLFDKLELATAPWQLLVDKSEWPAVFARLGELAIVKRRVGGYDGRGQWRLRENETAQLPDDNYGECIVEQGINFSGEVSLVGARAQDGSTVFYPLTRNLHQDGILRASVAFPQANAKQQEQAESMLSAVMHELGYVGVMAMECFITPEGLLINELAPRVHNSGHWTQNGASISQFELHLRAITSLPLPPPVVNSPSVMINLIGTDLNYDWLKLPLVHLHWYDKEVRPGRKVGHLNLTDSDTDRLSATLEALKPLLPPEYTSGIFWAQAQLA encoded by the coding sequence ATGAAGCAGGTTTGCGTCCTCGGTAACGGCCAGTTAGGCCGGATGCTGCGCCAGGCCGGCGAGCCGCTGGGTATTGCGGTCTGGCCGGTCGGTCTGGAAGCCGACCCGGAAGCGGTGCCGTTTCAGCAGAGCGTGATCACCGCAGAGATTGAACGCTGGCCGGAGACCGCCCTGACCCGCGAACTGGCGCGCCATTCTGCCTTCGTCAACCGCGATGTCTTCCCGATTATCGCCGATCGTCTGACACAAAAGCAGCTGTTCGACAAGCTGGAACTCGCCACCGCGCCGTGGCAGCTTCTGGTGGATAAAAGCGAGTGGCCTGCGGTATTTGCTCGCCTCGGCGAACTGGCTATCGTTAAGCGCCGCGTCGGCGGCTACGATGGTCGCGGCCAGTGGCGTTTGCGGGAAAATGAAACCGCTCAGCTACCGGATGATAACTACGGCGAGTGTATCGTCGAGCAGGGGATTAACTTCTCCGGCGAAGTATCGCTGGTTGGCGCACGCGCTCAGGACGGTAGCACGGTCTTCTATCCGTTGACCCGCAACCTGCATCAGGACGGTATTTTGCGCGCCAGCGTTGCCTTCCCGCAGGCGAACGCGAAGCAGCAGGAGCAGGCAGAGTCGATGCTGTCGGCGGTTATGCATGAGCTAGGTTATGTCGGCGTGATGGCGATGGAGTGCTTTATCACTCCGGAAGGGTTGCTGATTAATGAGCTGGCGCCGCGCGTGCATAACAGCGGCCACTGGACGCAGAACGGAGCGTCTATTAGTCAGTTCGAACTGCATTTGCGGGCGATTACCAGCCTGCCGCTGCCGCCGCCGGTAGTAAACAGCCCGTCGGTGATGATCAACCTGATCGGTACCGACCTGAACTACGACTGGCTGAAGCTACCGCTGGTGCATCTGCATTGGTACGACAAAGAAGTGCGTCCGGGTCGTAAAGTTGGGCACCTGAACCTGACCGACAGCGATACCGACCGACTGAGCGCGACGCTGGAAGCGCTGAAGCCGCTGCTGCCGCCGGAATACACCAGCGGTATCTTCTGGGCGCAGGCGCAGCTCGCATAA
- the glxK gene encoding glycerate 3-kinase encodes MKIIIAPDSFKESVSASRCAQAIKAGFVSIFPQAECICLPIADGGEGTVEAMVEATEGKMVMLPVMGPMGDFVGAFYGLSGDGQTAFIEMAAASGLMLVPAGERNPVRATSYGTGELIRHALDAGVRHIILGIGGSATVDGGMGMAQALGARFLDERGESVGLGGGALERLASIDLRELDPRLKECRIDVACDVDNPLLGERGAAAVFGPQKGASREMVVALERGLQNYAQVLMTATGQDVTAIVGGGAAGGMGVAARVFLNAALKPGIDIVIEAVHLEEALRDADLVITGEGRIDSQTVGGKAPIGVARIAKKHGIPVIGIAGVLGDGVEAVHQHGIDAVFSILPALAPLADVLDRGEQNLYASARNIACAIKLGQNIPA; translated from the coding sequence ATGAAAATTATTATTGCACCGGACTCTTTCAAAGAAAGCGTGAGCGCCAGCCGCTGCGCACAAGCAATTAAAGCGGGCTTTGTCTCTATTTTCCCGCAGGCGGAGTGCATCTGCCTGCCAATAGCCGACGGCGGAGAGGGGACGGTTGAGGCGATGGTTGAGGCTACCGAGGGCAAAATGGTGATGCTGCCGGTAATGGGGCCGATGGGGGACTTTGTTGGTGCCTTCTATGGCCTGAGCGGTGATGGGCAAACCGCGTTTATTGAAATGGCGGCGGCCAGCGGGCTGATGCTGGTTCCTGCCGGTGAGCGTAATCCCGTGCGGGCCACCAGCTACGGTACCGGAGAGCTGATTCGCCACGCGCTGGACGCTGGTGTTCGCCATATCATTCTCGGCATTGGCGGTAGCGCCACGGTGGACGGCGGAATGGGTATGGCTCAGGCTCTGGGGGCGCGTTTTCTTGATGAGCGTGGCGAGAGCGTCGGCCTCGGCGGCGGTGCTTTAGAGCGGCTGGCCAGCATTGATTTGCGTGAACTCGATCCGCGCCTGAAAGAGTGCCGGATTGACGTGGCCTGCGATGTTGATAACCCGCTGCTCGGCGAGCGCGGCGCAGCGGCGGTTTTTGGCCCGCAAAAAGGGGCCAGCAGGGAAATGGTTGTCGCCCTGGAGCGTGGTTTACAAAATTATGCTCAGGTACTGATGACGGCGACCGGTCAGGATGTGACGGCGATTGTCGGCGGCGGCGCTGCGGGGGGAATGGGGGTTGCGGCTCGCGTATTCCTTAACGCGGCGCTGAAGCCGGGCATCGATATTGTGATTGAGGCCGTTCATCTGGAGGAGGCGCTACGCGATGCGGATCTGGTGATCACCGGTGAAGGGCGGATTGATTCGCAAACCGTCGGCGGTAAAGCGCCCATCGGCGTGGCGCGAATCGCTAAAAAGCACGGTATACCGGTTATCGGTATTGCGGGCGTGTTGGGCGATGGCGTCGAAGCGGTGCATCAGCACGGTATTGATGCGGTATTCAGTATTTTGCCTGCGCTCGCGCCGCTGGCCGACGTGCTGGATCGCGGTGAACAAAACCTTTACGCCAGCGCGCGCAATATTGCCTGTGCGATCAAGCTTGGCCAGAACATTCCCGCCTGA
- a CDS encoding acyl-CoA synthetase FdrA, translating to MIISRKLSESENVDDVSVMMGTPANKALLETTGFWHDDFATATPNDICVAIRTDCADASVTEMIIAGLDEALSALAQGSGQSQSLSVVRRWQSATQKLPQANMTLISVAGEYAAELAHQALSSEKNVMIFSDNVTLEDEIALKTRARDKGLLVMGPDCGTAMIAGTPLAFANVTPDGNIGVIGASGTGIQELVSQIVLGGEGISHAIGLGGRDLSAEVGGISAQTALEMLTHDGQSQVLAFVSKPPAEAVRLRIISAMKRSGKPVVALFLGYAPKATRDENVWFARTLDEAGRLACLLARVVRHQETLTAVAGKQIRGLYTGGTLAAESAGLLAERLGITPDEHHPQGMMLNAQGHQIVDLGDDFYTVGRPHPMIDPSLRNQLIAELGEQTQVGVLLLDVVIGYGATADPAESLVAACLRAWALRDDSHSLHVIATVTGTETDPQCRSRQIAVLEDAGIVVVDSLPEATLLASALISPPQMAELAPRASLLDGVAVINAGLRSFALDLQSAGTPVVHYQWAPIAGGNKKLARLLERLQ from the coding sequence ATGATTATTTCACGCAAGCTGAGTGAGTCAGAAAATGTCGATGATGTTTCGGTCATGATGGGAACACCGGCAAATAAGGCGCTGCTGGAGACCACCGGTTTCTGGCACGACGATTTTGCCACTGCCACGCCAAATGATATTTGCGTGGCGATTCGCACCGATTGCGCGGATGCGTCGGTGACGGAAATGATTATTGCTGGTCTTGATGAAGCTCTCAGCGCCCTGGCGCAGGGGAGCGGGCAGAGTCAGAGCCTCAGCGTGGTTCGTCGCTGGCAAAGCGCCACGCAAAAGCTGCCTCAGGCCAATATGACCTTGATTTCCGTTGCTGGAGAGTACGCCGCCGAGCTTGCCCATCAGGCGCTCAGCAGCGAGAAAAACGTGATGATTTTCTCCGATAACGTCACCCTGGAAGATGAAATTGCCCTGAAAACACGCGCCCGTGACAAAGGGCTGCTGGTGATGGGGCCGGACTGCGGCACCGCCATGATTGCCGGAACGCCGTTGGCTTTTGCCAACGTCACGCCGGACGGCAATATCGGCGTGATTGGTGCATCCGGTACCGGCATTCAGGAACTGGTCTCGCAAATTGTCCTCGGCGGCGAAGGAATCAGCCATGCGATTGGTCTTGGCGGACGTGACCTGAGCGCTGAAGTGGGCGGTATTAGCGCACAAACGGCGCTGGAAATGCTGACTCACGACGGGCAGAGCCAGGTGCTGGCCTTTGTTTCTAAGCCGCCCGCCGAGGCGGTGCGCCTGCGGATAATTAGCGCCATGAAGCGCAGCGGCAAACCGGTAGTGGCGCTGTTTCTTGGCTATGCGCCAAAAGCTACTCGCGATGAGAACGTCTGGTTTGCCCGCACGCTGGATGAAGCAGGACGCCTGGCCTGCCTGTTGGCGCGGGTGGTGCGTCATCAGGAAACCCTGACCGCGGTGGCGGGAAAACAGATTCGCGGTTTGTACACCGGCGGCACGCTGGCTGCGGAATCCGCCGGGCTGCTCGCTGAACGGCTTGGCATCACTCCTGACGAACATCATCCGCAGGGCATGATGCTCAACGCGCAGGGCCACCAGATAGTCGACCTCGGCGATGATTTTTATACCGTAGGCCGCCCGCATCCGATGATCGATCCCTCCCTGCGCAACCAGCTGATTGCTGAACTGGGTGAGCAAACTCAGGTTGGCGTACTGCTGCTGGACGTGGTGATTGGTTACGGCGCGACTGCCGATCCCGCCGAATCGCTGGTGGCAGCCTGCCTGCGGGCCTGGGCGCTCAGGGATGATAGCCATTCACTGCACGTTATTGCGACGGTGACCGGCACCGAAACCGATCCGCAGTGTCGTTCCCGTCAGATAGCCGTTCTTGAAGATGCGGGGATTGTGGTGGTTGACAGCCTTCCCGAAGCAACCCTGCTTGCCTCAGCGCTCATTAGCCCACCGCAGATGGCTGAACTGGCACCGCGCGCCAGCCTGCTGGACGGCGTGGCGGTGATCAACGCTGGCCTGCGCAGCTTTGCGCTTGATTTACAGTCCGCCGGAACGCCGGTTGTCCACTATCAGTGGGCGCCGATCGCCGGAGGAAATAAGAAACTGGCTCGTTTATTAGAACGTTTGCAATAA
- the allE gene encoding (S)-ureidoglycine aminohydrolase: MGYLNNVVGYRDDLLASRSIVRHGNYALLTPDGLVKNIIPGFDNCDVTILSTPKLGATFVDYLVTLHENGGNQSGFGGEGIETFLYVIEGEIIAQAQGKTFPLAKGGYIYCPPGEKVIFTNSHSGDSQLFLYKRRYVPAEGHAPYLVTGNVSQLERIHYEGMEDVILIDFLPKELGFDMNMHILSFEPGASHGYIETHVQEHGAYILSGQGVYNLDNNWVPVKKGDYIFMGAYSLQAGYGVGREAFSYIYSKDCNRDVEV, translated from the coding sequence ATGGGATATTTAAATAATGTAGTGGGTTATCGCGACGATTTACTGGCCAGCCGTTCCATCGTACGCCACGGTAATTATGCGCTGTTGACGCCGGATGGCCTGGTCAAAAATATTATTCCTGGCTTTGATAATTGTGATGTGACGATTCTGTCGACGCCGAAATTAGGCGCAACCTTTGTTGACTATCTGGTCACGCTGCATGAAAACGGCGGCAATCAGAGCGGCTTCGGCGGCGAAGGAATTGAAACCTTCCTGTACGTGATTGAGGGTGAAATCATCGCCCAGGCACAAGGCAAAACCTTCCCGTTGGCCAAAGGTGGCTATATTTATTGCCCGCCGGGCGAGAAGGTCATCTTCACCAATAGCCATTCAGGCGATAGCCAGCTATTCCTCTACAAGCGCCGCTATGTTCCGGCAGAGGGCCACGCGCCGTATCTGGTCACCGGCAACGTTAGCCAGCTTGAGCGGATTCATTATGAAGGGATGGAAGACGTTATTCTGATTGATTTCCTGCCGAAAGAGCTGGGCTTCGATATGAACATGCATATTCTCTCCTTCGAGCCGGGCGCCAGCCACGGCTATATCGAAACCCACGTGCAGGAGCACGGCGCTTATATTCTTTCCGGCCAGGGCGTTTATAACCTCGACAATAACTGGGTTCCGGTGAAAAAAGGCGATTATATCTTTATGGGCGCTTATTCACTGCAGGCAGGATACGGCGTCGGACGCGAGGCGTTTAGCTATATCTACTCGAAAGATTGCAACCGCGACGTTGAGGTCTGA
- a CDS encoding DUF2877 domain-containing protein — METIRPLIGSVDAPDHRQPWRTGGLWQRTINLYVEGGALLTLHHQGQGVSPGGWVLRHRDFIRLHAALRAGALPLARDNGIQVDSLLLSPPRRRCSLRPCYQPNGAYLPATLMDRPEETGLFGPLSQAIHLPQHPELRQLRHCFASALTGNAIDWRLWLGKGPGLTPSLDDMLIGMMLAAWCAGQMSRYGGRTFFRASGDLHAATTQVSVNYLRYASEGRFASPLMHFAHALQRRRRIEPAVEALLAMGHTSGADTLLGFWLAQHII, encoded by the coding sequence ATGGAGACTATTCGTCCGCTGATAGGCAGCGTCGATGCGCCGGACCATCGCCAGCCCTGGCGAACCGGCGGCCTCTGGCAACGCACTATCAATCTCTATGTTGAAGGCGGCGCGCTGCTGACGCTTCATCATCAGGGGCAGGGGGTGAGCCCTGGCGGATGGGTATTACGCCATCGCGATTTTATCCGCTTACACGCGGCGCTGCGGGCGGGGGCGCTGCCGCTCGCGCGGGACAACGGCATTCAGGTCGATAGCCTTTTGCTGTCACCGCCACGCAGGCGCTGCTCCCTGCGGCCTTGTTATCAGCCTAATGGCGCTTATCTGCCAGCAACGTTAATGGATCGCCCGGAAGAGACCGGGCTGTTCGGGCCGCTGTCGCAGGCGATTCATCTGCCGCAGCATCCTGAGCTGCGGCAATTACGCCACTGTTTTGCCTCGGCGCTGACCGGCAACGCTATCGACTGGCGATTATGGCTGGGCAAAGGGCCGGGCCTGACGCCGAGTCTGGACGATATGCTGATCGGCATGATGCTGGCGGCGTGGTGCGCGGGGCAAATGTCCCGCTACGGTGGGCGGACTTTCTTTCGTGCTTCCGGCGATCTGCACGCTGCCACGACCCAGGTGAGCGTCAACTATTTACGCTACGCCAGCGAGGGGCGTTTTGCCTCGCCGCTGATGCATTTCGCGCATGCTCTTCAACGCCGACGCCGCATTGAACCCGCCGTCGAGGCTCTGCTGGCGATGGGTCACACCTCCGGCGCGGATACCCTGCTGGGATTCTGGTTGGCGCAACACATTATCTAA
- the purE gene encoding 5-(carboxyamino)imidazole ribonucleotide mutase: protein MSSRNNSARIAIVMGSKSDWATMQFTAEILDVLNVPYHVDVVSAHRTPDKLFSFAESAEENGFQVIIAGAGGAAHLPGMIAAKTLVPVLGVPVQSAALSGVDSLYSIVQMPRGIPVGTLAIGKAGAANAALLAAQILAQHDAELHQRLSAWRQAQTDEVLENPDPRGAA, encoded by the coding sequence ATGTCTTCCCGCAATAATTCGGCGCGTATCGCCATCGTGATGGGGTCCAAAAGCGACTGGGCTACCATGCAGTTTACCGCAGAAATCCTTGATGTCCTGAACGTTCCGTACCATGTCGACGTGGTCTCCGCACACCGCACCCCCGATAAACTGTTTAGCTTCGCCGAAAGCGCAGAAGAGAACGGTTTTCAGGTGATTATTGCCGGTGCGGGCGGCGCGGCGCATCTGCCGGGCATGATTGCGGCGAAAACCCTGGTGCCGGTTTTAGGCGTACCGGTGCAGAGCGCGGCGTTGAGCGGTGTTGACAGCCTCTACTCCATCGTCCAGATGCCGCGCGGCATTCCGGTTGGTACACTGGCGATCGGTAAAGCCGGGGCCGCCAACGCCGCCCTGCTGGCCGCGCAGATCCTCGCGCAGCATGATGCTGAACTGCACCAGCGCCTCAGCGCCTGGCGTCAGGCGCAAACCGATGAAGTACTGGAAAATCCGGACCCGCGGGGTGCGGCATGA
- a CDS encoding carbamate kinase, whose protein sequence is MKTLVVALGGNALLQRGEALTVENQYRNIESAVPALARLAQNYRLAIVHGNGPQVGLLALQNLAYRDVEPYPLDVLVAESQGMIGYMLAQRLAQEPEMPTVSTVMTRIAVASSDPAFSSPEKFIGPVYDPELQAQLESEYGWTMKRDGKYLRRVVPSPTPVRIEESESIERLLSEGHAVICCGGGGIPVLESGQGAEAVIDKDLAAALLAEQINADGLVILTDADAVYEHWGTPMQRPIREATPEELAPFARDDGAMGPKIAAVSGYVRRRGKRAWIGALSRIDDTLAGLAGTCIKP, encoded by the coding sequence ATGAAAACGCTGGTGGTTGCCCTCGGCGGCAACGCTTTATTGCAGCGCGGGGAAGCGCTGACGGTGGAAAATCAGTATCGCAATATTGAGAGCGCGGTTCCGGCTCTGGCGCGCCTGGCGCAGAACTATCGGCTGGCGATTGTTCACGGCAACGGACCGCAGGTGGGCCTGCTGGCGCTGCAAAATCTGGCCTATCGCGATGTTGAACCTTATCCGCTGGACGTGCTGGTGGCGGAGAGCCAGGGCATGATTGGCTATATGCTGGCCCAGCGTCTGGCGCAGGAGCCAGAGATGCCGACGGTATCGACGGTGATGACGCGCATAGCTGTGGCCTCGAGCGATCCGGCTTTTTCATCCCCGGAGAAATTTATTGGCCCGGTTTACGACCCGGAGCTTCAGGCGCAACTGGAGAGCGAGTACGGGTGGACGATGAAGCGCGACGGTAAGTACCTGCGTCGGGTGGTGCCTTCGCCGACGCCAGTGAGGATTGAGGAGAGCGAGTCGATAGAGCGCCTGCTGAGCGAAGGCCATGCGGTGATATGCTGCGGCGGTGGCGGGATTCCGGTACTGGAGAGCGGGCAGGGCGCGGAGGCAGTGATTGATAAAGACCTCGCCGCCGCGCTGCTGGCAGAGCAGATTAATGCTGATGGCCTGGTGATCCTCACCGACGCCGACGCGGTGTATGAACATTGGGGCACGCCGATGCAGCGACCGATCCGTGAAGCAACGCCGGAAGAGCTGGCCCCGTTTGCCCGCGACGACGGCGCAATGGGGCCGAAAATCGCGGCAGTAAGCGGCTATGTGCGCCGCCGGGGCAAGCGAGCGTGGATAGGTGCGCTATCGCGCATCGATGACACTCTGGCCGGGTTGGCGGGAACCTGTATTAAGCCCTGA
- a CDS encoding IS1-like element IS1A family transposase (programmed frameshift): MASVSISCPSCSATDGVVRNGRSTAGHQRYLCSHCRKTWQLQFTYTASQPGTHQKIIDMAMNGVGCRATARIMGVGLNTILRHFKKLRPQSVTSRIQPGSDVIVCAEMDEQWGYVGAKSRQRWLFYAYDRLRKTVVAHVFGERTMATLGRLMSLLSPFDVVIWMTDGWPLYESRLKGKLHVISKRYTQRIERHNLNLRQHLARLGRKSLSFSKSVELHDKVIGHYLNIKHYQ, from the exons GTGGCTTCTGTTTCTATCAGCTGTCCCTCCTGTTCAGCTACTGACGGGGTGGTGCGTAACGGCAGAAGCACCGCCGGACATCAGCGCTATCTCTGCTCTCACTGCCGTAAAACATGGCAACTGCAGTTCACTTACACCGCTTCTCAACCCGGTACGCACCAGAAAATCATTGATATGGCCATGAATGGCGTTGGATGCCGGGCAACTGCCCGCATTATGGGCGTTGGCCTCAACACGATTTTACGTCACT TTAAAAAACTCAGGCCGCAGTCGGTAACCTCGCGCATACAGCCGGGCAGTGACGTCATCGTCTGCGCGGAAATGGACGAACAGTGGGGCTATGTCGGGGCTAAATCGCGCCAGCGCTGGCTGTTTTACGCGTATGACAGGCTCCGGAAGACGGTTGTTGCGCACGTATTCGGTGAACGCACTATGGCGACGCTGGGGCGTCTTATGAGCCTGCTGTCACCCTTTGACGTGGTGATATGGATGACGGATGGCTGGCCGCTGTATGAATCCCGCCTGAAGGGAAAGCTGCACGTAATCAGCAAGCGATATACGCAGCGAATTGAGCGGCATAACCTGAATCTGAGGCAGCACCTGGCACGGCTGGGACGGAAGTCGCTGTCGTTCTCAAAATCGGTGGAGCTGCATGACAAAGTCATCGGGCATTATCTGAACATAAAACACTATCAATAA